From one Gossypium hirsutum isolate 1008001.06 chromosome D08, Gossypium_hirsutum_v2.1, whole genome shotgun sequence genomic stretch:
- the LOC107909133 gene encoding probable E3 ubiquitin-protein ligase RHA4A isoform X1: MGVPQSQTQTPLSAPHLYPQALQLKLYQAFIFSIPILFSIILFLLFYLFYLKRRATNISNPRPILPTATTFNPSQQQPCQLSFKSGFKDKLPTVLFDEELRTRDTLCSVCLGEFEMKEELLQVPSCKHVFHIECMHRWLHSNSTCPLCRCCVAVSVIPITKLHPPIPFIHTDPPPPPSSPPSPPHQQNVLS, from the exons ATGGGTGTTCCTCAAAGCCAAACACAAACACCACTTTCAGCTCCTCACCTTTATCCACAAGCACTTCAACTTAAACTCTATCAGGCTTTCATATTTTCAATTCCCATCCTTTTTTCAATAATCCTCTTCTTATTGTTTTACTTGTTTTACCTCAAGAGAAGAGCTACCAATATATCAAACCCTAGGCCTATTCTTCCAACAGCTACTACTTTTAATCCCTCA CAGCAGCAGCCTTGTCAATTGAGTTTTAAAAGTGGGTTCAAAGATAAGTTGCCTACGGTCTTATTTGATGAAGAATTGAGGACAAGGGATACACT ATGCAGCGTTTGCTTAggtgaatttgagatgaaagaggAACTGCTCCAAGTCCCATCTTGCAAACATGTGTTCCACATCGAATGCATGCATCGTTGGCTACATTCTAATTCAACTTGTCCACTTTGTAGATGTTGTGTTGCCGTTAGCGTTATTCCCATCACCAAACTCCATCCTCCAATACCATTTATCCACACTGACCCCCCGCCGCCACCGTCATCACCGCCATCACCGCCACATCAACAGAACGTATTGTCTTAG
- the LOC107909130 gene encoding uncharacterized protein produces the protein MSVKGWLNEKIVDPMIQILRKGAQPKQLAFSAALGLTIGVFPICGVTVVMCGMAIAVLGSLAHSPTVMLANFIATPIELSLMVPFLRFGELLTGGEPFELTSDALNKVLTGQASTELLFSIARALLGWLVAAPIILGTLYFIFLPMFKFLVPKFSGAPEKKEHDS, from the exons ATGTCAGTGAAGGGGTGGTTGAATGAAAAGATTGTGGATCCTATGATCCAAATCCTCCGCAA GGGAGCACAACCCAAGCAATTGGCCTTTTCTGCAGCTTTGGGACTTACTATAGGAGTATTTCCAATTTGtg GGGTGACAGTGGTGATGTGTGGGATGGCAATAGCGGTGTTGGGATCATTGGCCCATTCTCCAACGGTCATGCTTGCTAACTTCATTGCTACCCCTATTGAGTTGAG CCTTATGGTGCCGTTCTTGCGGTTTGGGGAACTGCTAACAGGTGGGGAGCCATTTGAATTAACATCAGATGCTTTAAACAAAGTATTGACCGGCCAAGCTTCAACCGAACTCCTCTTTAGTATTGCCCGTGCT TTGTTGGGGTGGCTTGTTGCAGCACCCATTATTTTGGGCACGCTCTACTTTATATTTTTGCCAATGTTCAAGTTCCTAGTCCCCAAGTTCAGTGGTGCTCCAGAGAAAAAAGAACATGATTCATAA
- the LOC107909132 gene encoding protein NRT1/ PTR FAMILY 4.4 — MSQFMYGSMEEVSVDWRGKPCKANKHGGMSAAIFVLGLQAFEMMAVAAVGNNLITYVFNDMHFPLSKSANVVTNFIGTVFLLSLVGGFLSDSYLGSFWTMLVFGFVELFGFILLCIQAHVPQLRPPHCDMVSNGDHCEEAKGYKAIILFIALYLVALGSGCLKPNIISLGADQFTRENTKQSKKLSTYFNIAYFAFCMGELIALTLLVWVQTHSGMDVGFGISAAVMGIGVISLASGTVLYRNKPPRGSIFTPIAQVLVAAITKRKQICPSSVEMLNVSRNNGPNQVFDTSFNTENLLHTNKFKFLDKACIRTQDGKNESPWRLCTVSQVEQVKIIISVVPIFACTIIFNTILAQLQTFSVQQGSTMNTKIIDGFEIPPASLQSIPYIMLIFVVPLYETVLVPTAQKITGNDSGITPLQRVGIGLFVATFSMVSAALVEKKRRVSALHHDETMSIFWIAPQFLIFGVSEMFTAVGLIEFFYKQSLEGMQSFLTAMTYCSYSFGFYLSSILVSLVNQITRSKSHGGWLSDNDLNKDRLDLFYWMLAALSLINFFNYVFCSKFFSYNPSLSNGGPCHDDPKARQGSLEEVYDI; from the exons ATGTCCCAATTCATGTATGGTTCCATGGAAGAGGTATCTGTTGATTGGAGAGGCAAGCCTTGCAAGGCTAACAAGCATGGTGGCATGTCTGCTGCTATATTTGTCCTTG gtcTTCAAGCATTTGAGATGATGGCAGTTGCAGCTGTTGGAAACAATTTAATAACTTATGTTTTTAATGACATGCATTTCCCTTTATCAAAATCAGCTAACGTAGTCACCAATTTTATAGGAACTGTCTTCCTTCTTTCACTTGTTGGTGGGTTCCTTTCAGATTCATATCTTGGTAGCTTTTGGACTATGTTGGTTTTTGGATTTGTGGAGCTCTTT GGCTTTATATTACTTTGCATTCAAGCACATGTCCCTCAATTAAGACCACCCCATTGTGATATGGTCTCTAATGGTGATCACTGTGAAGAAGCAAAGGGTTACAAGGCAATAATATTGTTCATTGCACTCTATTTAGTTGCTTTAGGGAGTGGATGCCTAAAACCCAATATTATATCCCTTGGGGCTGACCAATTCACAAGGGAAAACACCAAGCAATCTAAGAAGCTCTCAACTTACTTCAATATTGCTTACTTTGCCTTTTGCATGGGGGAGCTAATTGCACTCACTCTTCTTGTTTGGGTCCAAACTCATTCCGGGATGGATGTCGGTTTCGGTATCTCGGCTGCCGTGATGGGGATCGGGGTGATCAGCTTGGCTTCGGGTACGGTCTTGTATCGAAACAAACCACCAAGAGGAAGTATTTTCACTCCAATTGCTCAG GTTCTTGTTGCTGCAATAACAAAAAGAAAGCAAATATGTCCTTCAAGTGTTGAGATGCTCAATGTAAGCCGAAACAATGGACCGAACCAAGTCTTCGATACGTCGTTCAATACCGAGAACCTTCTTCATACTAATAAATTTAA ATTCCTTGATAAGGCATGTATTAGAACCCAAGACGGTAAAAATGAGAGTCCATGGAGACTATGCACTGTGAGCCAAGTGGAGCAAGTGAAGATAATCATATCAGTTGTTCCCATATTTGCTTGCACCATAATTTTCAACACCATTTTAGCACAACTCCAAACATTTTCAGTCCAACAAGGGAGCACAATGAACACCAAGATCATCGACGGTTTCGAAATCCCACCGGCTTCATTACAATCCATCCCTTACATCATGCTCATTTTCGTCGTCCCTCTCTACGAAACTGTCCTCGTACCCACCGCTCAAAAAATCACCGGGAACGACTCTGGGATCACCCCTTTACAAAGGGTAGGAATCGGCCTATTCGTTGCAACATTCTCGATGGTATCAGCTGCCTTGGTGGAGAAGAAAAGAAGGGTATCGGCTTTACATCACGATGAAACCATGTCCATCTTTTGGATTGCACCACAATTCCTTATTTTCGGGGTTTCAGAGATGTTCACAGCAGTGGGACTCATAGAATTCTTCTATAAACAATCCTTGGAAGGGATGCAATCATTTTTAACAGCCATGACCTATTGCTCCTACTCTTTTGGGTTCTATCTTAGCTCCATATTGGTTTCCCTTGTGAACCAAATCACAAGGTCTAAATCCCATGGAGGGTGGCTAAGTGACAATGACCTTAATAAGGATAGGTTAGACCTTTTTTATTGGATGTTAGCTGCTCTTAGCCTCATTAATTTCTTCAATTATGTGTTTTGTTCCAAGTTTTTCTCTTACAATCCATCTTTGTCAAATGGTGGTCCATGTCATGATGACCCAAAAGCTAGGCAAGGAAGCTTAGAAGAAgtatatgatatatga
- the LOC107909131 gene encoding probable RNA-binding protein ARP1, with translation MTCDKRGQFGDTTFTKVFVGGLAWETQKDTMKKYFEQFGDILEAVVITDKATGRSKGYGFVTFREPEAAMRACVDAAPVIDGRRANCNLGFLGAQRSKPSTPKHGGRNLRGMRCFPTAIAFSSAATFPHYYGIPQGLPFNLYGYSPCSPDYSNYATNYYSLYGGATGQYPVYGGGLMTGAGTAFYPYLQFGEGMAGPVYSSGQGYGVQFPHHLFPYSTGSYPQHYGAPMALAPTPPLQ, from the exons ATGACTTGTGATAAGAGAGGGCAGTTCGGTGATACCACTTTCACCAAAGTGTTTGTTGGTGGTTTAGCTTGGGAAACCCAGAAAGATACAATGAAGAAGTATTTTGAACAATTTGGTGATATCTTGGAAGCTGTCGTCATTACTGATAAAGCTACTGGCAGATCTAAAGGCTATGGATTT GTGACGTTTCGTGAACCAGAAGCAGCCATGAGAGCTTGTGTTGATGCTGCTCCTGTGATTGATGGGAGAAGGGCTAATTGCAATCTTGGGTTTTTGGGTGCTCAAAGATCTAAACCCTCTACTCCAAAGCATG GAGGAAGGAATTTGAGGGGAATGAGGTGTTTTCCCACAGCAATAGCTTTTTCTTCAGCAGCAACCTTCCCGCATTATTATGGCATCCCACAAGGACTTCCTTTTAATCTTTATGG GTACTCTCCATGCTCACCTGATTACTCTAATTATGCCACG AACTACTATAGTCTGTATGGAGGGGCCACTGGCCAGTATCCAGTGTATGGTGGTGGCTTGATGACTGGTGCAGGAACAGCATTCTATCCCTATCTTCAATTCGGAGAAGGAATGGCCGGCCCCGTCTACTCTTCCGGCCAAGGATACGGAGTCCAGTTTCCACACCACCTGTTTCCTTACTCAACTGGGAGCTATCCACAGCACTATGGTGCACCTATGGCTCTTGCACCTACTCCACCCTTGCAATAA
- the LOC107909133 gene encoding probable E3 ubiquitin-protein ligase RHA4A isoform X2 produces MGVPQSQTQTPLSAPHLYPQALQLKLYQAFIFSIPILFSIILFLLFYLFYLKRRATNISNPRPILPTATTFNPSQQPCQLSFKSGFKDKLPTVLFDEELRTRDTLCSVCLGEFEMKEELLQVPSCKHVFHIECMHRWLHSNSTCPLCRCCVAVSVIPITKLHPPIPFIHTDPPPPPSSPPSPPHQQNVLS; encoded by the exons ATGGGTGTTCCTCAAAGCCAAACACAAACACCACTTTCAGCTCCTCACCTTTATCCACAAGCACTTCAACTTAAACTCTATCAGGCTTTCATATTTTCAATTCCCATCCTTTTTTCAATAATCCTCTTCTTATTGTTTTACTTGTTTTACCTCAAGAGAAGAGCTACCAATATATCAAACCCTAGGCCTATTCTTCCAACAGCTACTACTTTTAATCCCTCA CAGCAGCCTTGTCAATTGAGTTTTAAAAGTGGGTTCAAAGATAAGTTGCCTACGGTCTTATTTGATGAAGAATTGAGGACAAGGGATACACT ATGCAGCGTTTGCTTAggtgaatttgagatgaaagaggAACTGCTCCAAGTCCCATCTTGCAAACATGTGTTCCACATCGAATGCATGCATCGTTGGCTACATTCTAATTCAACTTGTCCACTTTGTAGATGTTGTGTTGCCGTTAGCGTTATTCCCATCACCAAACTCCATCCTCCAATACCATTTATCCACACTGACCCCCCGCCGCCACCGTCATCACCGCCATCACCGCCACATCAACAGAACGTATTGTCTTAG
- the LOC107909129 gene encoding single-stranded DNA-binding protein WHY2, mitochondrial, translated as MLKQCRSLLSRSLKSAKWGDGFESRAAFSTSLQDFAATGNANGRVFAPYTIYKGKASVSISPVLPTFVKMDSDIGGLKVNRRGSMMLTFCPAIGERKYDWEQRQKFALSPTEVGSLISMGAHDASEFYHDPSMQSSNAGQVSKKLCIKAFDGGNGYMISLTVTNNVLKSNENFNVPVTTAEFAVLKTAFSFALPHIMGWDWLTNQSPKGIKGSPSKVNPKQHFDLEWDR; from the exons ATGTTGAAACAATGTCGCTCTTTGCTCTCCAG GTCGCTGAAATCTGCGAAATGGGGTGATGGCTTTGAATCCCGAGCTGCCTTTTCAACTTCTCTACAGGATTTCGCTGCTACAG GAAATGCCAATGGTCGTGTGTTTGCTCCTTATACGATATACAAGGGGAAAGCTTCAGTCTCTATTTCTCCTGTTCTGCCAACTTTCGTTAAGATGGAT TCCGACATTGGTGGCCTTAAAGTTAATCGCCGTGGTTCCATGATGTTGACATTCTGCCCTGCCATTGGAGAGCGCAAGTACGATTGGGAACAGAGACAG AAATTTGCTTTGTCACCGACGGAGGTTGGGTCTTTGATAAGCATGGGTGCTCATGATGCCTCTGAATTCTACCATGACCCTTCAATGCAATCAAG CAATGCTGGCCAAGTAAGCAAGAAGTTATGTATTAAGGCATTTGATGGCGGTAATGGCTACATGATTTCTTTGA CTGTTACCAACAACGTTCTAAAATCAAACGAGAACTTTAACGTACCTGTTACAACAGCGGAATTCGCAGTCTTGAAGACAGCATTCAGT TTTGCATTGCCTCACATCATGGGTTGGGATTGGTTGACGAATCAGTCACCTAAAGGCATCAAGGGGAGTCCTTCAAAGGTAAACCCAAAGCAGCATTTCGATTTGGAGTGGGATAGATGA